A window of the Salvelinus alpinus chromosome 3, SLU_Salpinus.1, whole genome shotgun sequence genome harbors these coding sequences:
- the LOC139571269 gene encoding choline O-acetyltransferase-like — protein MPILEREPPKGRRESYVLPKVPVPPLKQTLDMYLSCMKHLVKEEQYQKTKAIVVKFGEPGGTGELLQKKLLERSDKTYNWVYDYWLEDMYLNQRLALPVNSNPAMVFPKQNFKDRKDSLRFAAHLITGVLEYKERIDTRVLPVDFARGQLAGTPLCMKQYYRLFNTYRLPGHKRDTLVIHKPGSTEQEHIIVACKNQFFVLDLVLDLVVNKKKLKEMDILTQLEKIVKMAENSEERQPPFGLLTSDGRTEWAQAREVLIKDSVNRESLAVVEKCLCVLCLDDPSGMEVGDTSRALLMLHGGGHEKMGANRWYDKPMQFIVGEDGVCGTVCEHSPFEGIVLVACTEYLMKFMTGSPSKMGRAISVSELPTPARLLWKTTPHIQSLLKASAERLQRLVRDLDMDVHKFEVYGKEFIKKQKMSPDAYIQVALQLAFYRCNGRLVSTYESASIRRFHEGRVDNIRSATSEALAFVKAMTDEKASLSDSEKMKRLWDAINAQTNYTITAITGLGIDNHLLGLREIAQELKMERPQIFTDETYVASNQFILSTSQVPTTVEMFCCYGPVVPNGYGCCYNPQSDHLLFSVTSFHGSTETCSAVFIKALDEGLVEMRDLCRKSNKPQSSAAPAASKAGENNQGAGSKLPSILQKTGK, from the exons ATGCCTATCCTGGAGAGAGAGCCGCCGAAAGGCCGAAGGGAAAGCTAT GTCCTGCCCAAGGTGCCTGTCCCACCCCTGAAACAGACTCTGGACATGTACCTGAGCTGTATGAAACATCTGGTGAAGGAGGAACAATATCAGAAGACTAAAGCCATCGTGGTGAAGTTTGGAGAGCCAGGCGGCACTGGAGAGCTGCTGCAGAAGAAACTACTGGAGAGGAGTGACAAGACATACAACTGG gtTTATGACTACTGGCTAGAGGATATGTATTTGAATCAGAGATTGGCCCTACCAGTCAACTCCAATCCTGCCATGGTCTTCCCAAAACAAAACTTTAAAGATCGCAAAGACTCACTCAG ATTTGCTGCTCACCTCATCACAGGAGTTCTGGAGTACAAGGAACGTATTGACAC GCGGGTGTTGCCTGTGGACTTTGCTCGGGGCCAGCTGGCAGGGACGCCTCTGTGTATGAAGCAGTATTACCGTCTCTTCAACACATACCGTCTGCCCGGCCACAAGAGGGACACCCTCGTCATCCACAAGCCTGGGTCGACTGAGCAGGAGCACATCATCGTGGCATGCAAGAACCAG TTCTTTGTGTTGGACCTAGTGTTGGACCTAGTGGTAAATAAGAAAAAGCTGAAAGAAATGGACATTTTAACCCAGTTGGAGAAGATAGTGAAGATGGCGGAGAACTCAGAGGAGAGACAGCCTCCATTTGGTCTGCTGACGTCTGATGGAAGAACAGAATGGGCCCAGGCTAGAGAAGTGCTCATCAAAG aTTCAGTAAACAGAGAGTCATTGGCTGTGGTTGagaagtgtctgtgtgtgttgtgtctggaCGACCCCAGTGGGATGGAGGTTGGGGATACCAGCCGAGCCCTGCTGATGCTCCATGGAGGAGGCCATGAGAAGATGGGGGCGAACCGTTGGTATGACAAGCCAATGCAG TTTATTGTAGGGGAGGACGGAGTCTGCGGAACAGTGTGCGAGCACTCACCCTTCGAGGGCATCGTTCTGGTGGCATGTACTGAATACCTGATGAAATTTAT GACTGGAAGTCCCTCCAAGATGGGGAGGGCCATCAGCGTGTCGGAGCTTCCTACTCCTGCCAGACTGCTCTGGAAGACCACACCTCACATCCAGAGCCTCCTGAAGGCCTCTGCTGAGAGACTACagag GCTGGTTAGAGATCTGGACATGGATGTGCACAAGTTTGAGGTCTATGGAAAAGAATTCATCAAGAAACAGAAGATGAGCCCAGATGCATACATACAGGTGGCTCTACAACTGGCATTCTACAG ATGCAATGGAAGGCTGGTGTCCACTTATGAAAGTGCATCTATCCGTCGTTTCCATGAGGGCCGGGTGGACAACATCCGCTCAGCTACCTCCGAGGCTCTGGCCTTTGTGAAGGCCATGACGGACGAGAAGGCATCTCTCTCT GATTCTGAAAAGATGAAACGATTGTGGGATGCAATTAACGCCCAGACAAATTACACAATCACA GCTATTACAGGGTTGGGAATAGACAATCACCTTCTCGGACTCAGAGAGATCGCACAAGAGCTCAAGATGGAGAGGCCGCAGATCTTCACAGATGAAACCTATGTGGCCAGTAACCAGTTCATTCTCTCCACCAGTCAG GTCCCAACCACAGTGGAGATGTTCTGCTGCTATGGCCCGGTTGTTCCTAACGGGTACGGGTGCTGCTACAACCCCCAGTCAGACCACCTCCTCTTCAGCGTGACCAGCTTCCACGGTAGCACCGAGACCTGCTCGGCAGTGTTCATCAAGGCTCTGGACGAGGGCCTCGTAGAGATGAGGGATCTGTGCAGGAAGAGTAATAAGCCTCAGAGCAGCGCTGCTCCTGCTGCCTCGAAGGCGGGTGAGAATAACCAAGGAGCAGGCAGCAAGCTTCCAAGCATACTTCAGAAAACAGGGAAGTAA
- the LOC139571270 gene encoding probable vesicular acetylcholine transporter-B, translated as MDTGGSSGLAKSAAVKLSEMGERTKQFGNAMKAPDHQRRIILVIVCVALLLDNMLYMVIVPIIPDYLADLELEQAEHVHVVIHPNSSINSTMSSAQAKSNRDNLDVQIGVLFASKAILQLLVNPLSGTFIDRVGYDIPLLIGLTVMFFSTCIFAFAENYATLFFARSLQGLGSAFADTSGIAMIADKYTEESERSKALGIALAFISFGSLVAPPFGGILYEFAGKRVPFIVLAVVCLIDGILLLTVIKPFSNRTRDNMPVGTPIYKLMVDPYIAVVAGALTVCNIPLAFLEPTIANWMESTMHSTKWEMGLCWLPAFFPHVLGVYMTVKLASKYPNLQWFYGALGMVIIGASSCTVPACKTFGQLIAPLCGICFGIALVDTALLPTLAFLVDVRHVSVYGSVYALADISYSVAYAMGPIVAGNIVHNYGFVQLNLGMGLVNVLYAPALLLLRNVCQMKPSYSERDNLLVDDDEPEGLYDTMKMEERKGKKKGYSSAGNCLPVVVVDENGGFDPFRAQTRASSEESFGPEYS; from the coding sequence ATGGATACAGGGGGGTCCTCCGGGCTGGCCAAATCAGCCGCTGTAAAACTGTCCGAGATGGGAGAAAGAACGAAACAGTTTGGCAACGCAATGAAAGCCCCCGACCATCAAAGACGGATCATTTTAGTGATCGTCTGCGTGGCTCTTCTTCTAGACAATATGCTCTATATGGTTATAGTCCCGATTATTCCCGACTACCTTGCTGATTTAGAGCTTGAGCAAGCAGAGCACGTCCACGTAGTTATACATCCTAATTCTTCAATCAACAGCACAATGAGCTCAGCCCAAGCTAAAAGCAACAGGGACAATTTAGACGTCCAAATAGGAGTACTTTTTGCGTCGAAGGCTATCTTGCAGCTCTTGGTGAACCCTTTGTCAGGAACTTTCATAGACCGCGTTGGATACGACATTCCACTCCTCATAGGATTAACCGTCATGTTCTTTTCCACATGCATATTTGCTTTCGCTGAGAACTACGCGACGCTGTTTTTTGCCCGTAGTTTGCAAGGTCTGGGCTCAGCTTTCGCCGACACCTCAGGAATTGCCATGATAGCAGATAAATACACCGAAGAATCGGAGAGAAGTAAAGCCCTTGGTATCGCCCTGGCGTTCATCTCTTTCGGGAGCCTGGTAGCGCCTCCCTTCGGGGGTATCCTGTACGAGTTTGCCGGTAAAAGAGTACCGTTTATCGTTCTCGCCGTTGTTTGCCTTATAGACGGGATTCTGCTCTTGACCGTGATCAAGCCGTTCTCGAACAGGACTAGAGACAATATGCCGGTGGGTACCCCCATCTACAAACTAATGGTTGACCCCTACATAGCTGTCGTGGCAGGTGCCCTGACAGTGTGTAACATCCCCCTGGCCTTTCTGGAGCCCACCATAGCCAACTGGATGGAGAGCACCATGCATTCAACTAAGTGGGAAATGGGATTATGTTGGCTGCCTGCTTTCTTCCCACATGTTCTGGGTGTCTACATGACCGTCAAACTGGCTTCTAAGTACCCCAACCTGCAGTGGTTCTATGGGGCCTTGGGCATGGTCATTATCGGGGCCAGCTCGTGCACCGTTCCAGCATGCAAAACATTCGGCCAGTTAATCGCCCCGTTATGCGGCATATGTTTCGGCATCGCTCTCGTGGACACTGCCCTGTTGCCAACACTTGCCTTTCTGGTCGACGTGCGTCATGTGTCCGTGTACGGCAGCGTCTACGCTTTAGCTGACATCTCCTATTCTGTCGCGTATGCCATGGGTCCTATCGTGGCGGGGAATATAGTGCACAACTATGGGTTTGTCCAACTCAACCTGGGCATGGGCCTCGTCAATGTCCTGTACGCACCGGCCCTTCTGCTGCTCCGTAATGTGTGCCAAATGAAGCCGTCCTACTCCGAGAGAGATAACCTGTTGGTGGACGATGATGAACCCGAGGGTCTGTATGATACCATGAAGATGGAGGAGCGGAAAGGCAAGAAGAAGGGTTATAGTTCGGCAGGGAACTGTTTGCCTGTTGTGGTGGTGGATGAGAATGGAGGGTTTGACCCGTTTAGAGCACAAACACGTGCCTCTTCAGAGGAATCCTTTGGTCCAGAGTACAGTTAG